The following are encoded together in the Pseudomonas sp. IB20 genome:
- a CDS encoding alpha/beta family hydrolase, translated as MGKEHKASIDGDQWAQCVRERGWLWDAATGSIAREPVTLILAHGAGAPMDSAFMNDMAARLAGHGVNVLRFEFPYMAQRRLDGGKRPPNPAPKLLECWREVYAEVRRHVAGKLAVGGKSMGGRMASILADELGADGLVCLGYPFYAVGKPEKPRVEHLAGLKTPTLIVQGERDALGNRAAVQGYDLSPSIEVMWLVAGDHDLKPLKASGFTHEQHLEAAAVEVAGFLH; from the coding sequence ATGGGCAAAGAGCACAAGGCCAGTATTGACGGGGATCAATGGGCGCAGTGTGTGCGGGAACGTGGCTGGTTGTGGGATGCGGCGACGGGGTCTATCGCGCGCGAACCTGTGACGTTGATCCTGGCCCACGGTGCAGGCGCACCGATGGACTCAGCCTTTATGAACGACATGGCTGCACGCCTTGCCGGGCATGGCGTGAACGTGTTGCGCTTCGAGTTTCCATACATGGCTCAACGCCGTCTGGACGGTGGTAAACGCCCACCGAACCCGGCGCCGAAACTGCTGGAATGCTGGCGTGAGGTGTATGCCGAGGTGCGACGTCATGTCGCGGGGAAACTGGCCGTTGGCGGCAAGTCCATGGGCGGGCGCATGGCGAGCATTTTGGCTGATGAGTTAGGCGCTGATGGGCTGGTGTGCCTGGGTTATCCGTTTTACGCGGTGGGCAAACCGGAAAAGCCACGGGTCGAGCACTTGGCCGGGCTGAAGACGCCGACGTTGATTGTACAGGGCGAGCGCGATGCCCTGGGTAATCGGGCGGCGGTGCAGGGCTATGACTTGTCGCCGAGCATCGAGGTGATGTGGCTGGTGGCGGGGGATCATGACTTGAAACCGTTGAAGGCTTCGGGGTTCACGCATGAGCAGCATTTGGAGGCGGCGGCGGTGGAAGTGGCTGGGTTTCTCCACTGA
- the ccoN gene encoding cytochrome-c oxidase, cbb3-type subunit I: MNTTLSTAYNYKVVRQFAIMTVVWGIVGMGLGVFLAAQLVWPALNFDLPWTSFGRLRPLHTNAVIFAFGGCALFASSFYSVQRTCQTQLFAPKIAAFCFWGWQLVILLAAISLPLGYTSSKEYAELEWPIDILITIVWVAYAIVFFGTIMKRNTKHIYVGNWFFGAFIITVAILHIVNNLEIPVSLTKSYSLYGGATDAMVQWWYGHNAVGFFLTAGFLGMMYYFVPKQAERPVYSYRLSIVHFWALITLYIWAGPHHLHYTALPDWAQSLGMVMSLVLLAPSWGGMINGMMTLSGAWHKLRSDPILRFLVVSLAFYGMSTFEGPMMAIKTVNALSHYTDWTIGHVHAGALGWVAMISIGALYHMIPKIFGREQMYSLGLINAHFWLATIGTVLYIASMWVNGIAQGLMWRAVNEDGTLTYSFVETLVASHPGFIVRLVGGAIFLSGMFLMAYNTWRTVRSAQPAEVATAAQMA; encoded by the coding sequence ATGAACACTACTTTAAGTACCGCCTATAACTACAAGGTGGTCCGCCAATTCGCCATTATGACGGTGGTGTGGGGCATCGTCGGCATGGGGCTCGGGGTTTTTCTCGCCGCTCAATTGGTTTGGCCTGCACTCAACTTCGATTTGCCTTGGACCAGCTTCGGCCGCTTGCGCCCGCTGCACACCAACGCGGTGATCTTCGCCTTCGGCGGCTGCGCGCTGTTCGCCAGCTCGTTTTACTCGGTGCAGCGTACCTGCCAAACACAGCTGTTCGCGCCGAAAATCGCCGCGTTCTGCTTCTGGGGCTGGCAGCTGGTCATCCTGTTGGCCGCGATCAGCTTGCCGCTGGGCTACACCAGTTCCAAGGAATACGCCGAGCTGGAATGGCCGATCGACATCCTGATCACCATCGTCTGGGTTGCCTACGCCATCGTGTTCTTCGGCACGATCATGAAGCGCAACACCAAGCACATCTACGTCGGCAACTGGTTCTTCGGTGCGTTCATCATCACCGTGGCCATCCTGCACATCGTCAACAACTTGGAAATCCCGGTCAGCCTGACCAAGTCCTACTCCCTCTACGGTGGTGCGACAGATGCCATGGTGCAGTGGTGGTATGGGCATAACGCGGTAGGCTTTTTCCTCACCGCCGGCTTCCTTGGCATGATGTATTACTTCGTGCCGAAACAGGCCGAGCGGCCGGTGTATTCCTATCGCTTGTCCATCGTGCACTTCTGGGCGCTGATCACCCTGTACATCTGGGCCGGCCCTCACCACCTGCACTACACCGCGCTGCCCGATTGGGCACAGTCGCTGGGCATGGTGATGTCGCTGGTACTGCTGGCGCCAAGCTGGGGCGGCATGATCAACGGCATGATGACGCTCTCGGGCGCCTGGCATAAGTTGCGCAGCGACCCGATCCTGCGCTTCCTCGTCGTGTCCCTGGCCTTCTACGGCATGTCGACCTTCGAAGGGCCGATGATGGCGATCAAGACGGTCAACGCCCTCTCCCACTACACCGACTGGACCATCGGCCACGTACACGCCGGGGCGCTCGGTTGGGTGGCGATGATTTCCATCGGCGCGCTGTACCACATGATCCCGAAAATCTTCGGCCGCGAGCAGATGTACAGCCTCGGCCTGATCAACGCGCACTTCTGGCTGGCCACCATCGGCACCGTGCTCTACATCGCCTCGATGTGGGTCAACGGCATCGCCCAGGGCCTGATGTGGCGTGCGGTCAACGAAGACGGCACCTTGACCTACTCCTTCGTCGAAACCCTGGTGGCCAGCCACCCAGGCTTCATCGTGCGGCTGGTGGGCGGAGCGATCTTCCTCAGCGGCATGTTCCTGATGGCTTACAACACTTGGCGCACCGTGCGTTCGGCGCAACCCGCTGAAGTCGCCACCGCCGCGCAGATGGCCTGA
- the ccoO gene encoding cytochrome-c oxidase, cbb3-type subunit II encodes MKHETIEKNVGLLMLLMVLAVSIGGLTQIVPLFFQDVTNKPVEGMKPYTALQLEGRDIYIREGCVQCHSQMIRPFRAETERYGHYSVAGESVWDHPFLWGSKRTGPDLARVGARYSDDWHRAHLYNPRNVVPESKMPAYPWLVTAQVDNSHTETKLKVMRTLGVPYTDDDISGAVASLKGKTEMDALVAYLQVLGTAIKSKR; translated from the coding sequence ATGAAACACGAAACGATTGAAAAGAACGTCGGCCTGCTGATGCTGCTGATGGTGCTCGCCGTGAGCATCGGCGGCCTGACCCAGATCGTCCCGCTGTTCTTCCAGGACGTGACCAACAAACCGGTCGAAGGCATGAAGCCCTACACCGCGCTGCAACTGGAAGGCCGCGACATCTACATCCGCGAAGGCTGCGTACAGTGCCACTCGCAGATGATCCGCCCGTTCCGCGCCGAAACCGAACGCTACGGCCACTACTCGGTCGCCGGCGAAAGCGTGTGGGACCACCCGTTCCTGTGGGGCTCCAAGCGCACTGGGCCGGACCTGGCCCGCGTCGGCGCGCGTTACTCGGACGACTGGCACCGCGCGCATTTGTACAACCCGCGCAACGTGGTGCCGGAGTCGAAAATGCCGGCGTACCCATGGCTAGTCACCGCGCAGGTCGACAACAGCCACACCGAGACCAAGTTGAAAGTGATGCGCACCCTCGGCGTGCCGTACACCGACGACGACATCAGTGGCGCCGTCGCCAGCCTCAAGGGCAAGACCGAGATGGACGCGCTGGTTGCGTACCTGCAAGTGCTCGGCACTGCCATCAAGAGCAAGAGGTGA
- a CDS encoding cbb3-type cytochrome oxidase subunit 3, which produces MGFEFDAGTIRGLGTLVVAIAFIGLSLWVFNNRRNEEFEQARLLPFADEPSPSDAQEEPVTRSTRP; this is translated from the coding sequence ATGGGATTTGAATTCGATGCAGGCACCATCCGCGGCCTTGGCACGCTGGTGGTCGCCATCGCTTTTATCGGCCTGTCGCTGTGGGTGTTCAACAACCGGCGCAATGAGGAATTCGAGCAGGCCCGCCTGCTGCCCTTCGCCGATGAACCTTCTCCATCCGACGCTCAAGAAGAGCCTGTAACAAGGAGCACTCGCCCATGA
- the ccoP gene encoding cytochrome-c oxidase, cbb3-type subunit III → MTTFWSTWICVLTLGSLIGLTWLLVGTRKGETKGSVDQTMGHAFDGIEEYDNPLPQWWFMLFAGTLVFAVGYLILYPGLGNWKGVLPGYEDGWTSAKEWDKEMAKADTKFGPIFAKFAAMPVEEVAKDPQALKMGGRLFASNCAVCHGSDAKGAYGFPNLADNIWRWGGSAQAIKTTILNGRHAAMPAWGEILGEDGVKNVAAFVRHDLAKLPLPADSTADLAAGQAAFNTTCVACHGPQGHGMEAMGSPNLTEPAGFIYGTSLAQLQQTIRHGRQGQMPAQEVLQGNDKVHLLAAYVYSLSHNADGATPESQPQ, encoded by the coding sequence ATGACTACCTTCTGGAGTACATGGATCTGCGTATTGACCCTCGGCAGCCTGATCGGCCTGACCTGGCTATTGGTCGGCACCCGCAAGGGCGAGACCAAGGGCAGCGTCGACCAGACCATGGGCCACGCCTTCGATGGCATTGAGGAATACGACAACCCGCTGCCGCAGTGGTGGTTCATGTTGTTCGCCGGCACGTTGGTGTTTGCCGTTGGCTACCTGATCCTCTACCCGGGCCTGGGCAACTGGAAAGGCGTGTTGCCGGGCTATGAAGACGGCTGGACCTCGGCCAAGGAATGGGACAAGGAAATGGCCAAGGCCGATACCAAGTTCGGGCCGATCTTCGCCAAATTCGCGGCCATGCCGGTGGAAGAAGTCGCCAAAGACCCGCAAGCGCTGAAAATGGGTGGCCGCCTGTTTGCCTCCAACTGCGCGGTGTGCCACGGCTCGGATGCCAAGGGCGCCTACGGTTTCCCAAACCTGGCGGACAACATCTGGCGCTGGGGCGGTTCGGCGCAAGCGATCAAGACGACCATCCTCAATGGTCGACACGCGGCAATGCCAGCCTGGGGTGAAATACTGGGCGAAGACGGTGTGAAGAACGTCGCCGCCTTTGTGCGTCACGACCTGGCCAAGCTGCCATTACCCGCCGACAGCACCGCCGATCTGGCGGCCGGTCAAGCCGCTTTCAACACCACCTGCGTCGCCTGCCACGGCCCACAAGGCCACGGCATGGAAGCGATGGGCTCGCCGAACCTGACCGAGCCCGCCGGTTTCATTTACGGCACCAGCCTGGCGCAACTGCAGCAGACCATCCGCCACGGCCGCCAAGGCCAGATGCCAGCGCAGGAAGTGCTGCAAGGCAATGACAAGGTGCACCTGCTCGCAGCCTATGTTTACAGCCTGTCCCACAACGCTGATGGCGCAACGCCAGAAAGCCAACCGCAGTAA
- the ccoO gene encoding cytochrome-c oxidase, cbb3-type subunit II translates to MKHEVVEKNIGLLAFFMVIAVSIGGLTQIVPLFFQDVTNKPVEGMKPRTALELEGRDVYIANGCVGCHSQMIRPFRAETERYGHYSVAGESVWDHPFLWGSKRTGPDLARVGGRYSDDWQRAHLYNPRNVVPESKMPAYPFLVENKLDGKDTAKKMEVLRTLGVPYTDEDIAGAAAAVKGKTEMDALVAYLQGLGTIIKSKR, encoded by the coding sequence ATGAAGCATGAAGTAGTCGAGAAGAATATCGGCCTGCTGGCCTTCTTCATGGTTATCGCCGTGAGTATCGGCGGCCTGACCCAGATCGTTCCGCTGTTTTTCCAGGACGTGACCAACAAGCCGGTCGAAGGCATGAAGCCGCGCACCGCGCTTGAACTGGAAGGCCGCGACGTCTACATCGCCAACGGTTGCGTGGGCTGCCACTCGCAGATGATCCGCCCGTTCCGCGCCGAAACCGAACGCTACGGCCACTACTCGGTCGCCGGTGAAAGTGTGTGGGACCACCCGTTCCTGTGGGGTTCCAAACGTACCGGCCCGGACTTGGCCCGTGTCGGCGGGCGTTATTCCGATGACTGGCAGCGTGCGCACTTGTACAACCCGCGCAACGTGGTGCCGGAGTCGAAAATGCCGGCGTACCCGTTCCTCGTGGAAAACAAGCTCGACGGCAAGGACACCGCGAAGAAGATGGAAGTCTTGCGCACGCTGGGCGTGCCCTACACCGACGAAGACATCGCCGGTGCAGCCGCAGCCGTCAAGGGCAAGACCGAAATGGACGCATTGGTGGCCTACCTGCAAGGCCTTGGCACCATCATCAAAAGCAAACGGTGA
- a CDS encoding CcoQ/FixQ family Cbb3-type cytochrome c oxidase assembly chaperone: MDIGMIRGLGTVVVMVAFIGLALWVFSPKRKSEFDDATLLPFADDPEAIKHVEQASRSNKE; this comes from the coding sequence ATGGATATCGGGATGATTCGTGGCCTGGGCACCGTTGTGGTGATGGTGGCCTTTATCGGCCTGGCACTGTGGGTGTTCAGCCCAAAGCGCAAGTCGGAGTTTGACGACGCAACCCTGTTGCCCTTTGCGGATGACCCCGAAGCCATCAAGCACGTCGAGCAAGCGTCTAGGAGTAACAAAGAATGA
- the ccoP gene encoding cytochrome-c oxidase, cbb3-type subunit III translates to MTTFWSLYVTVLSLGTIFALTWLLLSTRKGQRTEQTDETVGHSFDGIEEYDNPLPKWWFMLFVGTIIFALGYLVLYPGLGNWKGLLPGYNYLDNDKQTAFANGQTGWTGVHEWEKEMAKSDAKFGPIFAKFASMPIEEVAKDPKALKMGGRLFASNCSVCHGSDAKGAYGFPNLTDADWRWGGEPATIKETIMKGRHAVMPAWAEVIGEQGVADVSGFVLTNLDGRKLPEGAKADVANGAKLFAANCVACHGPAGKGTPAMGAPDLTHPGAFIYGSSFAQLQQTIRYGRQGQMPAQELLQGNDKVHLLAAYVYSLSHGDKQAEEQ, encoded by the coding sequence ATGACTACGTTCTGGAGTCTGTACGTCACAGTCCTCAGTCTGGGTACCATCTTCGCCCTGACCTGGCTGCTGCTGTCGACCCGCAAGGGCCAGCGCACCGAACAAACGGACGAGACCGTCGGCCACTCGTTCGACGGCATCGAGGAGTACGACAACCCGCTGCCAAAATGGTGGTTCATGCTGTTCGTCGGCACCATCATTTTCGCCCTCGGCTACCTAGTGCTGTACCCAGGTTTGGGCAACTGGAAAGGCCTGCTGCCGGGCTACAACTACCTCGACAACGACAAGCAAACGGCCTTCGCCAACGGCCAGACCGGCTGGACCGGCGTGCACGAGTGGGAAAAGGAAATGGCCAAGTCGGACGCCAAGTTCGGGCCGATCTTCGCCAAGTTCGCCTCGATGCCGATTGAAGAAGTCGCCAAGGACCCGAAAGCCTTGAAGATGGGTGGCCGCCTGTTCGCCTCCAACTGCTCGGTGTGCCACGGTTCCGACGCCAAGGGCGCCTACGGCTTCCCCAACCTGACCGATGCCGACTGGCGCTGGGGCGGTGAACCCGCGACCATCAAGGAAACCATCATGAAAGGCCGCCACGCGGTGATGCCGGCCTGGGCCGAAGTCATTGGCGAGCAAGGCGTGGCCGACGTGTCAGGCTTTGTGCTGACCAACCTCGACGGCCGCAAACTGCCGGAAGGTGCCAAGGCCGATGTGGCCAACGGCGCGAAACTCTTCGCCGCCAACTGCGTGGCCTGCCACGGCCCTGCCGGTAAAGGCACACCCGCGATGGGCGCCCCCGACCTGACACACCCGGGCGCATTCATCTACGGCTCGAGCTTCGCGCAACTGCAGCAGACCATTCGTTACGGCCGTCAGGGTCAGATGCCTGCGCAGGAGTTGTTGCAGGGCAATGACAAGGTGCACTTGCTGGCGGCGTATGTTTACAGCTTGTCCCATGGCGATAAGCAAGCTGAGGAGCAGTAA
- the ccoG gene encoding cytochrome c oxidase accessory protein CcoG, protein MSNQIPVHDVTPPAKNSSQSVDLYASREKIYTRAFTGLFRNLRMLGGAGLFLLYFGTVWLNWGGHQAVWWNLPERKFFIFGATFWPQDFILLSGILIVAAFGLFFITVYAGRVWCGYTCPQSVWTWIFMWCEKVTEGDRNQRIKLDKAPMGANKFLRKFSKHTLWLLIGFVTGMTFVGYFSPIRELVFDFFTGQADGWSYFWVGFFTLATYGNAGWLREQVCIYMCPYARFQSVMFDKDTLIVSYDPRRGEVRGPRKKGIDYKAQGLGDCIDCTMCVQVCPTGIDIRDGLQIECIGCAACIDACDNIMDKMDYPRGLISYTTEHNLSGQKTHKLRPRLIGYALVLLAMISLLAGAFFIRSLVGFDVSKDRVLYRENAEGRIENVYSLKIMNKDQRDHTYVLDASGLPDLKLQGRREIKVAAGEIFSMPVELSSAPEQLPSSTNEVQFILRDADDDSVHIEAKSRFIGPQVR, encoded by the coding sequence ATGAGCAACCAAATACCGGTACATGACGTTACCCCGCCTGCCAAAAACTCGAGCCAATCCGTCGACCTCTATGCGTCGCGAGAGAAGATCTACACCCGTGCCTTCACCGGCCTGTTCCGCAATTTACGCATGCTCGGTGGCGCTGGCTTGTTCCTGCTCTACTTCGGCACTGTGTGGCTGAACTGGGGTGGCCATCAGGCCGTGTGGTGGAACCTGCCGGAGCGTAAATTCTTCATTTTTGGCGCGACTTTCTGGCCCCAGGATTTCATCCTGCTGTCGGGCATTCTCATCGTCGCTGCCTTTGGCCTGTTCTTTATCACGGTGTACGCCGGGCGCGTATGGTGTGGCTATACCTGCCCACAAAGCGTGTGGACCTGGATCTTCATGTGGTGCGAAAAGGTCACCGAAGGCGACCGTAACCAGCGCATCAAGCTGGATAAAGCGCCGATGGGCGCGAATAAATTCCTGCGCAAATTCAGCAAGCACACCCTGTGGTTGTTGATCGGGTTTGTCACCGGCATGACCTTCGTCGGTTACTTCTCGCCGATCCGTGAATTGGTGTTCGATTTCTTCACCGGCCAGGCCGATGGCTGGTCGTATTTCTGGGTCGGTTTTTTCACCCTCGCCACCTATGGCAACGCCGGCTGGCTGCGCGAACAGGTGTGCATCTACATGTGCCCGTATGCCCGGTTCCAAAGCGTGATGTTCGACAAAGACACCTTGATCGTGTCCTACGACCCGCGCCGTGGTGAGGTGCGGGGCCCGCGCAAAAAAGGCATCGACTACAAAGCCCAAGGCCTGGGCGATTGCATCGATTGCACGATGTGCGTGCAGGTGTGCCCCACCGGTATCGACATCCGCGACGGCCTGCAAATCGAGTGCATTGGCTGCGCCGCGTGTATCGACGCCTGCGACAACATCATGGACAAGATGGACTACCCGCGCGGCCTGATCAGCTACACCACCGAGCACAACCTTTCCGGGCAGAAAACCCACAAGCTACGCCCGCGCCTGATCGGTTATGCGTTGGTGTTGCTGGCGATGATCAGCTTGTTGGCCGGCGCATTTTTCATACGCTCACTGGTGGGCTTTGATGTGAGCAAGGACCGTGTGCTGTACCGCGAAAACGCCGAAGGCCGGATCGAAAACGTCTACAGCCTGAAGATCATGAACAAGGACCAGCGCGACCACACCTACGTGCTAGACGCCTCGGGCCTGCCGGACCTCAAGCTGCAAGGCCGTCGCGAGATCAAGGTCGCCGCCGGAGAAATCTTCAGCATGCCGGTGGAGCTTTCCAGCGCACCGGAACAATTACCGTCGAGCACCAACGAGGTGCAATTCATCCTCAGGGATGCCGACGACGACAGCGTCCACATTGAAGCCAAGAGCCGATTCATCGGCCCCCAGGTTCGTTAA
- a CDS encoding FixH family protein — MPAATAASPWYKHLWPWIIIGILACSVTLTLSMVTIAVKNPDNLVNDNYYEAGKGINRSLDRELLAQTLQLRAKVHLDELTGEVELHLTGNSNPSTLELNLISPTQPEKDRKINLARSDSEPGRYIGQVTDKVEGRRFVELLGVEGDRTWRMFEEEQVSHDKDLLLGDEPLQGAEDLKN; from the coding sequence ATGCCCGCAGCCACTGCCGCAAGCCCTTGGTACAAACACCTCTGGCCTTGGATCATCATTGGGATCCTGGCCTGCTCGGTGACCTTGACCTTGTCCATGGTGACCATTGCAGTGAAGAACCCGGACAACCTGGTCAACGACAACTACTACGAGGCCGGCAAAGGTATCAACCGCTCTCTGGACCGCGAGCTGCTGGCCCAGACCCTGCAACTGCGCGCCAAGGTGCACCTGGACGAGTTGACCGGTGAAGTCGAATTGCACCTGACCGGCAACAGCAACCCGTCGACCCTGGAGCTGAACCTGATTTCCCCGACCCAGCCAGAGAAGGATCGCAAGATCAACCTGGCCCGCAGTGACAGCGAACCCGGCCGCTACATCGGCCAGGTCACCGACAAAGTCGAAGGTCGGCGCTTCGTGGAACTGCTCGGTGTCGAGGGCGATAGAACCTGGCGCATGTTCGAAGAAGAACAGGTCAGCCACGACAAGGACTTGCTGCTGGGTGATGAGCCGTTGCAGGGCGCTGAAGACCTGAAGAATTAA
- a CDS encoding heavy metal translocating P-type ATPase encodes MSTPTPCYHCALPVPPGSRFTAVILGERRELCCPGCQAVAEAIVAGGLDSYYQHRSEASANPEALPVQLVDELALYDRADVQKPFVRHDGDLAETILLMEGISCAACGWLIEKHLRSLPAVAEARLNLSNHRLHVRWADGQLPLSQLLSELRHIGYAAHPYQADRAAEQLAGENRLALRQLGVAGLLWFQAMMATMATWPEFNVDLSPELHVILRWVAMFLTTPIVFYSCAPFFKGALRDLRTRHLTMDVSVSLAIGGAYLAGIWTAITGVGELYFDAVGMFALFLLAGRYLERRARERTAAATAQLVNLLPASCLRLKQDGQSERILLSELAVGDRVLVHPGAVLPADGVILDGQSSVDESLLTGEYLPQPRHVGDAVTAGTLNVEGALTVEVRALGHDTRLSAIVRLLERAQAEKPRLAQIADRAAQWFLLCSLIAAVLIGLLWWELDASRAFWIVLAMLVATCPCALSLATPTALTAATGTLHTLGLLLTRGHVLEGLNQIDTVIFDKTGTLTEGRLALRAIRPLSALNSDECLGLAAALENRSEHPIARAFGRAPLAAEEVLSFPGLGLEGCVGERPLRIGQPGFVCELSGCPIPASPDEAGQWLLLGDRNGALAWFVLDDRLRSDAPALLAACKARGWRTLLLSGDSSPMVASVAAELGIDEAHGGLRPDDKLQVLQQLHKEGRKVLMLGDGVNDVPVLAAADISVAMGSATDLAKTSADAVLLSNRLDALVQAFTLARRTRRVIIENLLWAGLYNGLMLPFAALGWITPIWAAIGMSLSSLTVVLNALRLTRLPSAPAKSATLVNRPLPA; translated from the coding sequence ATGAGCACCCCAACCCCCTGCTACCACTGCGCCCTGCCCGTGCCGCCCGGCAGCCGGTTTACCGCCGTAATCCTCGGCGAGCGCCGCGAACTCTGCTGCCCGGGTTGCCAGGCGGTGGCCGAGGCCATCGTGGCCGGTGGGCTGGACAGCTATTACCAACACCGCAGCGAAGCCTCAGCCAACCCCGAGGCGCTGCCGGTGCAACTGGTCGATGAACTGGCGCTGTACGACCGCGCCGACGTGCAAAAACCCTTTGTGCGCCACGACGGCGACCTTGCCGAAACCATCCTGTTGATGGAAGGCATCAGTTGCGCCGCCTGTGGCTGGCTGATCGAGAAACACCTGCGCAGCCTGCCCGCTGTGGCCGAGGCGCGGCTGAACCTGTCCAACCACCGCCTGCACGTGCGCTGGGCCGACGGGCAATTGCCGTTGAGCCAACTGCTCAGCGAGCTGCGCCACATCGGCTATGCCGCCCACCCTTACCAGGCGGATCGCGCCGCCGAGCAACTGGCTGGCGAGAACCGTCTGGCCCTGCGCCAACTGGGTGTGGCAGGGTTGCTGTGGTTCCAGGCGATGATGGCGACCATGGCCACTTGGCCGGAATTCAATGTCGACCTGAGCCCCGAGCTGCACGTGATCCTGCGCTGGGTGGCGATGTTTCTGACCACGCCCATCGTCTTCTACAGCTGTGCACCCTTCTTCAAAGGTGCCCTGCGTGACTTGCGCACGCGCCACCTGACCATGGATGTGTCGGTGTCCTTGGCGATTGGCGGCGCGTACCTGGCGGGCATTTGGACCGCCATCACCGGCGTCGGCGAGTTGTATTTCGACGCAGTGGGCATGTTCGCGCTGTTCCTGCTGGCCGGCCGCTACCTGGAGCGCCGAGCGCGGGAACGCACGGCCGCCGCCACCGCGCAGTTGGTCAACCTGTTACCCGCCTCGTGCCTACGCCTCAAACAGGATGGCCAGAGCGAACGCATTCTGCTCAGCGAATTGGCCGTGGGTGATCGCGTATTGGTGCATCCCGGCGCGGTATTGCCTGCGGACGGGGTGATCCTCGATGGCCAGTCGAGCGTTGATGAATCGCTGCTCACCGGCGAGTACCTGCCGCAACCACGCCACGTGGGCGATGCGGTCACCGCCGGCACGCTCAATGTCGAAGGCGCGCTGACCGTCGAGGTGCGCGCCTTGGGCCATGACACACGCCTGTCCGCCATCGTGCGCCTGCTGGAACGCGCCCAGGCCGAGAAACCGCGCCTGGCGCAAATCGCCGACCGTGCCGCGCAGTGGTTCCTGTTGTGTTCGCTGATCGCCGCCGTATTGATCGGCCTGTTGTGGTGGGAACTGGACGCGTCGCGGGCATTTTGGATTGTGCTGGCGATGCTGGTAGCGACCTGCCCGTGCGCGCTGTCGCTGGCCACGCCGACCGCCCTCACCGCCGCCACCGGCACCCTGCACACCCTCGGGCTATTGCTGACCCGTGGCCATGTGCTGGAAGGCTTGAACCAGATCGATACGGTGATTTTCGACAAGACTGGCACGCTGACGGAAGGCCGCCTGGCGTTACGTGCGATCCGGCCCTTGAGCGCACTGAACAGCGATGAATGCCTGGGCCTCGCCGCCGCCCTCGAAAACCGCTCCGAACACCCGATTGCCCGCGCCTTCGGCCGAGCGCCGCTGGCGGCTGAAGAGGTTCTGAGTTTCCCCGGCCTGGGCCTGGAAGGCTGCGTGGGTGAGCGCCCGTTGCGTATCGGCCAGCCCGGTTTTGTCTGCGAACTGAGCGGTTGCCCGATCCCCGCGTCACCGGACGAGGCCGGCCAATGGCTGCTGCTCGGCGACCGTAACGGCGCCCTCGCCTGGTTTGTGCTCGATGACCGCCTGCGCAGCGACGCGCCTGCCCTGCTGGCCGCGTGCAAGGCGCGGGGCTGGCGCACGTTGCTGCTGTCGGGGGACAGCTCGCCGATGGTCGCCAGTGTCGCCGCCGAATTGGGCATCGACGAAGCTCACGGCGGCCTGCGCCCCGACGACAAGCTGCAGGTGCTGCAACAACTGCACAAGGAAGGCCGCAAGGTGCTGATGCTCGGCGATGGCGTCAACGATGTGCCGGTGCTCGCCGCCGCCGATATCAGCGTGGCGATGGGTTCGGCCACCGACCTGGCAAAAACCAGCGCCGATGCCGTGCTGCTGTCCAACCGCCTCGACGCGCTGGTGCAGGCGTTTACCCTGGCGCGGCGCACGCGGCGGGTAATCATCGAAAACCTGCTGTGGGCCGGGCTGTACAATGGCCTTATGCTGCCGTTTGCCGCGCTCGGTTGGATCACCCCGATCTGGGCGGCGATCGGCATGTCCCTCAGCTCGTTGACCGTGGTGCTCAACGCCTTACGCCTGACTCGCCTGCCGAGCGCGCCGGCTAAAAGCGCCACTTTAGTAAACCGCCCGTTGCCGGCTTGA
- the ccoS gene encoding cbb3-type cytochrome oxidase assembly protein CcoS: MPALYVMIPAALLLVGVAIYIFFWAVDSGQYDDLDGPAHSVLFDDQDPNHLAAVDEANGPEQPPKDPPHA; encoded by the coding sequence ATGCCAGCTCTATACGTGATGATTCCGGCGGCACTGCTGTTAGTGGGCGTGGCCATTTACATCTTCTTCTGGGCAGTGGACAGCGGCCAGTACGACGACCTCGACGGCCCTGCCCACAGCGTGCTGTTCGACGACCAGGACCCGAATCACTTGGCGGCTGTCGACGAAGCCAACGGGCCAGAGCAACCGCCCAAAGACCCGCCCCATGCTTGA